From the Oryza glaberrima chromosome 5, OglaRS2, whole genome shotgun sequence genome, one window contains:
- the LOC127772788 gene encoding uncharacterized protein LOC127772788 isoform X3, giving the protein MAMALALSCGRRQRGKKGGGSGGDCGGRHFHVHYHLPRRVCASSFVPNLLPRFFSLLSACVLVPPVLFLAVLAFLVLFLWFTLLYFIRSLWNKDINGETFERSSNDHGSDADKRLGEGVAEEGKAEKKTLKISSEDCARRFEIEEVLHVNSDDSQNLPSMVSSDGCLNCKMHTDDEKLIKEVTVFEIKRRESGAAIVCSDGLSQKRQPRDMSIDWFEEETKSGDIIKSGDSSPTVLSTFSSEFHDFSDNNEVVGLATDFLDVNNQNKAVLLDSSSHRGIMDNHCKCDIFYQQQEIHKVVVSDDNKPPEVLFLSGKQTVSSSGEFSSPNENGTSGFPFDSVCEDKNGTVAYPSVASHYNIGIEDDKCEDHTDNNIEEASSIASTNCGSADKHQTIQVLPVCLANGDNIDDVASLGSSICEDVEDKDNKSNANCISEGAPHGNGMPLVRSPASWWNLCGVIDVFAGCKD; this is encoded by the exons CTGGCTCTGAGCTGTGGCAGGAGGCAGAGAGGGAAgaaaggcggcggcagcggcggcgactgcggcggccgCCATTTCCATGTCCACTACCATCTTCCTCGCCGGGTCTGCGCCTCCTCGTTTGTTCCCAATTTGCTGCCTCGTTTTTTCTCGCTGCTGTCAGCTTGCGTGCTGGTTCCTCCTGTGCTGTTCTTGGCTGTGCTTGCCTTCCTCGTCTTGTTTCTCTGGTTCACCTTGCTGTATTTTATTCGCTCCCTGTGGAACAAGGACATCAACGGTGAGACCTTCGAGAGGAGTAGCAACGATCATGGCAGCGATGCTGATAAACGCCTTGGAGAAGGCGTTGCAGAAGAAGGAAAGGCAGAGAAGAAAACTCTGAAGATTTCGTCTGAAGATTGTGCTAGAAGGTTTGAGATAGAAGAGGTACTACATGTTAATTCTGATGATTCTCAAAACTTGCCTAGTATGGTGTCATCTGATGGTTGCCTGAACTGTAAGATGCATACTGATGATGAAAAACTCATCAAAGAGGTGACTGTCTTTGAGATAAAAAGAAGGGAATCGGGAGCTGCTATTGTCTGTTCTGATGGTTTGTCACAAAAGCGTCAGCCACGAGATATGTCAATTGATTGGTTTGAGGAAGAAACTAAAAGTGGAGATATCATCAAATCAGGTGATTCATCTCCAACTGTACTGTCAACTTTTTCATCTGAATTTCATGATTTCTCTGACAACAATGAAGTGGTAGGGTTGGCCACGGATTTTCTTGATGTAAACAATCAAAATAAAGCAGTATTGCTAGATAGTTCATCTCATCGTGGTATCATGGACAATCATTGCAAATGTG ATATTTTTTACCAGCAGCAAGAAATACATAAGGTGGTTGTTTCTGACGACAACAAGCCACCTGAAGTTTTGTTCCTCAGTGGAAAGCAAACTGTCAGCAGTTCAGGTGAATTTAGTTCTCCTAATGAGAATGGAACATCAGGATTTCCTTTTGATTCTGTTTGTGAAGATAAAAATGGAACAGTGGCCTATCCCAGCGTAGCATCCCATTATAATATCGGTATTGAAGATGACAAATGTGAGGATCATACTGACAACAACATAGAGGAGGCATCAAGTATCGCATCTACAAATTGTGGTTCTGCTGATAAGCATCAGACTATACAGGTGTTGCCTGTTTGTTTAGCAAATGGAGATAACATTGATGATGTTGCTTCATTGGGGAGTTCAATTTGTGAAGACGTTGAAGATAAAGACAACAAAAGTAATGCTAATTGTATTTCAGAG GGAGCTCCACATGGAAACGGAATGCCACTTGTTAGGTCCCCAGCATCATGGTGGAATTTATGTGGAGTTATTGATGTGTTTGCTGGATGTAAAGATTGA
- the LOC127772788 gene encoding uncharacterized protein LOC127772788 isoform X4, giving the protein MAMALALSCGRRQRGKKGGGSGGDCGGRHFHVHYHLPRRVCASSFVPNLLPRFFSLLSACVLVPPVLFLAVLAFLVLFLWFTLLYFIRSLWNKDINGETFERSSNDHGSDADKRLGEGVAEEGKAEKKTLKISSEDCARRFEIEEVLHVNSDDSQNLPSMVSSDGCLNCKMHTDDEKLIKEVTVFEIKRRESGAAIVCSDGLSQKRQPRDMSIDWFEEETKSGDIIKSDIFYQQQEIHKVVVSDDNKPPEVLFLSGKQTVSSSGEFSSPNENGTSGFPFDSVCEDKNGTVAYPSVASHYNIGIEDDKCEDHTDNNIEEASSIASTNCGSADKHQTIQVLPVCLANGDNIDDVASLGSSICEDVEDKDNKSNANCISEGAPHGNGMPLVRSPASWWNLCGVIDVFAGCKD; this is encoded by the exons CTGGCTCTGAGCTGTGGCAGGAGGCAGAGAGGGAAgaaaggcggcggcagcggcggcgactgcggcggccgCCATTTCCATGTCCACTACCATCTTCCTCGCCGGGTCTGCGCCTCCTCGTTTGTTCCCAATTTGCTGCCTCGTTTTTTCTCGCTGCTGTCAGCTTGCGTGCTGGTTCCTCCTGTGCTGTTCTTGGCTGTGCTTGCCTTCCTCGTCTTGTTTCTCTGGTTCACCTTGCTGTATTTTATTCGCTCCCTGTGGAACAAGGACATCAACGGTGAGACCTTCGAGAGGAGTAGCAACGATCATGGCAGCGATGCTGATAAACGCCTTGGAGAAGGCGTTGCAGAAGAAGGAAAGGCAGAGAAGAAAACTCTGAAGATTTCGTCTGAAGATTGTGCTAGAAGGTTTGAGATAGAAGAGGTACTACATGTTAATTCTGATGATTCTCAAAACTTGCCTAGTATGGTGTCATCTGATGGTTGCCTGAACTGTAAGATGCATACTGATGATGAAAAACTCATCAAAGAGGTGACTGTCTTTGAGATAAAAAGAAGGGAATCGGGAGCTGCTATTGTCTGTTCTGATGGTTTGTCACAAAAGCGTCAGCCACGAGATATGTCAATTGATTGGTTTGAGGAAGAAACTAAAAGTGGAGATATCATCAAATCAG ATATTTTTTACCAGCAGCAAGAAATACATAAGGTGGTTGTTTCTGACGACAACAAGCCACCTGAAGTTTTGTTCCTCAGTGGAAAGCAAACTGTCAGCAGTTCAGGTGAATTTAGTTCTCCTAATGAGAATGGAACATCAGGATTTCCTTTTGATTCTGTTTGTGAAGATAAAAATGGAACAGTGGCCTATCCCAGCGTAGCATCCCATTATAATATCGGTATTGAAGATGACAAATGTGAGGATCATACTGACAACAACATAGAGGAGGCATCAAGTATCGCATCTACAAATTGTGGTTCTGCTGATAAGCATCAGACTATACAGGTGTTGCCTGTTTGTTTAGCAAATGGAGATAACATTGATGATGTTGCTTCATTGGGGAGTTCAATTTGTGAAGACGTTGAAGATAAAGACAACAAAAGTAATGCTAATTGTATTTCAGAG GGAGCTCCACATGGAAACGGAATGCCACTTGTTAGGTCCCCAGCATCATGGTGGAATTTATGTGGAGTTATTGATGTGTTTGCTGGATGTAAAGATTGA
- the LOC127772788 gene encoding uncharacterized protein LOC127772788 isoform X1 produces the protein MAMALALSCGRRQRGKKGGGSGGDCGGRHFHVHYHLPRRVCASSFVPNLLPRFFSLLSACVLVPPVLFLAVLAFLVLFLWFTLLYFIRSLWNKDINGETFERSSNDHGSDADKRLGEGVAEEGKAEKKTLKISSEDCARRFEIEEVLHVNSDDSQNLPSMVSSDGCLNCKMHTDDEKLIKEVTVFEIKRRESGAAIVCSDGLSQKRQPRDMSIDWFEEETKSGDIIKSGDSSPTVLSTFSSEFHDFSDNNEVVGLATDFLDVNNQNKAVLLDSSSHRGIMDNHCKCGEEFSSDKEAPAYHLFENYDFVDKHETKEVVLGDTVVLTFVDDSANDDSEYREDISEQKDPNNLSVLLDNVADIFYQQQEIHKVVVSDDNKPPEVLFLSGKQTVSSSGEFSSPNENGTSGFPFDSVCEDKNGTVAYPSVASHYNIGIEDDKCEDHTDNNIEEASSIASTNCGSADKHQTIQVLPVCLANGDNIDDVASLGSSICEDVEDKDNKSNANCISEGAPHGNGMPLVRSPASWWNLCGVIDVFAGCKD, from the exons CTGGCTCTGAGCTGTGGCAGGAGGCAGAGAGGGAAgaaaggcggcggcagcggcggcgactgcggcggccgCCATTTCCATGTCCACTACCATCTTCCTCGCCGGGTCTGCGCCTCCTCGTTTGTTCCCAATTTGCTGCCTCGTTTTTTCTCGCTGCTGTCAGCTTGCGTGCTGGTTCCTCCTGTGCTGTTCTTGGCTGTGCTTGCCTTCCTCGTCTTGTTTCTCTGGTTCACCTTGCTGTATTTTATTCGCTCCCTGTGGAACAAGGACATCAACGGTGAGACCTTCGAGAGGAGTAGCAACGATCATGGCAGCGATGCTGATAAACGCCTTGGAGAAGGCGTTGCAGAAGAAGGAAAGGCAGAGAAGAAAACTCTGAAGATTTCGTCTGAAGATTGTGCTAGAAGGTTTGAGATAGAAGAGGTACTACATGTTAATTCTGATGATTCTCAAAACTTGCCTAGTATGGTGTCATCTGATGGTTGCCTGAACTGTAAGATGCATACTGATGATGAAAAACTCATCAAAGAGGTGACTGTCTTTGAGATAAAAAGAAGGGAATCGGGAGCTGCTATTGTCTGTTCTGATGGTTTGTCACAAAAGCGTCAGCCACGAGATATGTCAATTGATTGGTTTGAGGAAGAAACTAAAAGTGGAGATATCATCAAATCAGGTGATTCATCTCCAACTGTACTGTCAACTTTTTCATCTGAATTTCATGATTTCTCTGACAACAATGAAGTGGTAGGGTTGGCCACGGATTTTCTTGATGTAAACAATCAAAATAAAGCAGTATTGCTAGATAGTTCATCTCATCGTGGTATCATGGACAATCATTGCAAATGTGGTGAGGAATTTTCTTCTGATAAGGAGGCTCCAGCTTACcatttatttgaaaattatgaTTTTGTTGACAAGCATGAAACAAAAGAGGTGGTACTTGGTGATACAGTAGTCTTGACCTTTGTAGATGATTCAGCCAATGATGACTCTGAATATAGGGAGGATATTTCAGAACAAAAGGATCCAAATAATTTATCAGTATTGCTTGATAACGTTGCAGATATTTTTTACCAGCAGCAAGAAATACATAAGGTGGTTGTTTCTGACGACAACAAGCCACCTGAAGTTTTGTTCCTCAGTGGAAAGCAAACTGTCAGCAGTTCAGGTGAATTTAGTTCTCCTAATGAGAATGGAACATCAGGATTTCCTTTTGATTCTGTTTGTGAAGATAAAAATGGAACAGTGGCCTATCCCAGCGTAGCATCCCATTATAATATCGGTATTGAAGATGACAAATGTGAGGATCATACTGACAACAACATAGAGGAGGCATCAAGTATCGCATCTACAAATTGTGGTTCTGCTGATAAGCATCAGACTATACAGGTGTTGCCTGTTTGTTTAGCAAATGGAGATAACATTGATGATGTTGCTTCATTGGGGAGTTCAATTTGTGAAGACGTTGAAGATAAAGACAACAAAAGTAATGCTAATTGTATTTCAGAG GGAGCTCCACATGGAAACGGAATGCCACTTGTTAGGTCCCCAGCATCATGGTGGAATTTATGTGGAGTTATTGATGTGTTTGCTGGATGTAAAGATTGA
- the LOC127772788 gene encoding uncharacterized protein LOC127772788 isoform X2, with translation MAMALALSCGRRQRGKKGGGSGGDCGGRHFHVHYHLPRRVCASSFVPNLLPRFFSLLSACVLVPPVLFLAVLAFLVLFLWFTLLYFIRSLWNKDINGETFERSSNDHGSDADKRLGEGVAEEGKAEKKTLKISSEDCARRFEIEEMHTDDEKLIKEVTVFEIKRRESGAAIVCSDGLSQKRQPRDMSIDWFEEETKSGDIIKSGDSSPTVLSTFSSEFHDFSDNNEVVGLATDFLDVNNQNKAVLLDSSSHRGIMDNHCKCGEEFSSDKEAPAYHLFENYDFVDKHETKEVVLGDTVVLTFVDDSANDDSEYREDISEQKDPNNLSVLLDNVADIFYQQQEIHKVVVSDDNKPPEVLFLSGKQTVSSSGEFSSPNENGTSGFPFDSVCEDKNGTVAYPSVASHYNIGIEDDKCEDHTDNNIEEASSIASTNCGSADKHQTIQVLPVCLANGDNIDDVASLGSSICEDVEDKDNKSNANCISEGAPHGNGMPLVRSPASWWNLCGVIDVFAGCKD, from the exons CTGGCTCTGAGCTGTGGCAGGAGGCAGAGAGGGAAgaaaggcggcggcagcggcggcgactgcggcggccgCCATTTCCATGTCCACTACCATCTTCCTCGCCGGGTCTGCGCCTCCTCGTTTGTTCCCAATTTGCTGCCTCGTTTTTTCTCGCTGCTGTCAGCTTGCGTGCTGGTTCCTCCTGTGCTGTTCTTGGCTGTGCTTGCCTTCCTCGTCTTGTTTCTCTGGTTCACCTTGCTGTATTTTATTCGCTCCCTGTGGAACAAGGACATCAACGGTGAGACCTTCGAGAGGAGTAGCAACGATCATGGCAGCGATGCTGATAAACGCCTTGGAGAAGGCGTTGCAGAAGAAGGAAAGGCAGAGAAGAAAACTCTGAAGATTTCGTCTGAAGATTGTGCTAGAAGGTTTGAGATAGAAGAG ATGCATACTGATGATGAAAAACTCATCAAAGAGGTGACTGTCTTTGAGATAAAAAGAAGGGAATCGGGAGCTGCTATTGTCTGTTCTGATGGTTTGTCACAAAAGCGTCAGCCACGAGATATGTCAATTGATTGGTTTGAGGAAGAAACTAAAAGTGGAGATATCATCAAATCAGGTGATTCATCTCCAACTGTACTGTCAACTTTTTCATCTGAATTTCATGATTTCTCTGACAACAATGAAGTGGTAGGGTTGGCCACGGATTTTCTTGATGTAAACAATCAAAATAAAGCAGTATTGCTAGATAGTTCATCTCATCGTGGTATCATGGACAATCATTGCAAATGTGGTGAGGAATTTTCTTCTGATAAGGAGGCTCCAGCTTACcatttatttgaaaattatgaTTTTGTTGACAAGCATGAAACAAAAGAGGTGGTACTTGGTGATACAGTAGTCTTGACCTTTGTAGATGATTCAGCCAATGATGACTCTGAATATAGGGAGGATATTTCAGAACAAAAGGATCCAAATAATTTATCAGTATTGCTTGATAACGTTGCAGATATTTTTTACCAGCAGCAAGAAATACATAAGGTGGTTGTTTCTGACGACAACAAGCCACCTGAAGTTTTGTTCCTCAGTGGAAAGCAAACTGTCAGCAGTTCAGGTGAATTTAGTTCTCCTAATGAGAATGGAACATCAGGATTTCCTTTTGATTCTGTTTGTGAAGATAAAAATGGAACAGTGGCCTATCCCAGCGTAGCATCCCATTATAATATCGGTATTGAAGATGACAAATGTGAGGATCATACTGACAACAACATAGAGGAGGCATCAAGTATCGCATCTACAAATTGTGGTTCTGCTGATAAGCATCAGACTATACAGGTGTTGCCTGTTTGTTTAGCAAATGGAGATAACATTGATGATGTTGCTTCATTGGGGAGTTCAATTTGTGAAGACGTTGAAGATAAAGACAACAAAAGTAATGCTAATTGTATTTCAGAG GGAGCTCCACATGGAAACGGAATGCCACTTGTTAGGTCCCCAGCATCATGGTGGAATTTATGTGGAGTTATTGATGTGTTTGCTGGATGTAAAGATTGA